A window of the Rhizobium brockwellii genome harbors these coding sequences:
- a CDS encoding cytochrome c oxidase subunit II: MAVVLILVLIVVGSVLFHVLSPWWWTPIASNWTYIDSTLVITFWITGIVFVAVVSFMAYCVFRFRHKPGNRAHYEPENRRLELLLGGGTAVGVAAMLAPGLIVWNQFITVPADAASVEVVSQQWLWSFRLPGADGKLGRAETRDVTPENPLGLDKNDASGLDDVIIEGGELHLPIGKPVHILLRSVDVLHDFYVPEFRAKMDMIPGMITYFWFTPTRTGTFEILCAELCGVGHPQMRGTVVVDEDADYRTWLGQQQTFTQLTASSGEPPPAN; encoded by the coding sequence ATGGCTGTCGTGCTGATCCTCGTCCTGATTGTCGTCGGCTCCGTGCTGTTCCATGTGCTGAGCCCGTGGTGGTGGACGCCGATCGCGTCCAACTGGACCTATATCGACAGCACCCTCGTCATCACCTTCTGGATCACCGGCATCGTCTTCGTGGCGGTGGTTTCGTTCATGGCCTACTGCGTCTTCCGCTTCCGGCACAAGCCGGGCAACCGGGCGCATTACGAGCCCGAGAACCGCAGGCTTGAATTGTTGCTGGGAGGGGGAACGGCGGTCGGCGTCGCGGCGATGCTGGCGCCCGGCCTCATCGTGTGGAACCAGTTCATCACGGTGCCGGCCGATGCCGCATCGGTCGAGGTCGTCAGCCAACAATGGCTGTGGAGCTTCCGGCTGCCCGGAGCCGACGGAAAGCTCGGCCGGGCCGAGACGCGTGACGTCACCCCCGAAAATCCGCTCGGCCTCGACAAGAATGATGCAAGCGGCCTTGACGACGTCATCATCGAGGGCGGCGAACTGCATTTGCCGATCGGCAAGCCGGTGCACATATTGCTGCGCTCGGTCGATGTGCTCCACGATTTCTACGTGCCTGAGTTCCGCGCCAAGATGGACATGATCCCCGGCATGATCACCTATTTCTGGTTCACGCCGACGCGGACGGGGACCTTCGAGATCCTCTGCGCCGAACTCTGCGGCGTCGGCCATCCGCAAATGCGCGGCACCGTCGTCGTCGACGAGGATGCGGACTACCGGACCTGGCTCGGGCAGCAGCAGACATTCACCCAGTTGACGGCGTCATCGGGAGAGCCGCCGCCGGCAAACTGA
- a CDS encoding c-type cytochrome, producing MDYRIVLLIGAAVIAFCPGNAGAQEGDPTAGAVVFKKCATCHIVDSDTNKVGPSLNGLFGRKAGTHPNFAYSAGMKAAGEGGLVWDETVLRDYLHNPKAKVKGTKMAFVGVKDDQEITDLIAYLKQYSK from the coding sequence GTGGATTACCGTATTGTACTGCTGATCGGTGCTGCCGTGATTGCCTTTTGTCCTGGTAACGCCGGGGCTCAGGAGGGCGATCCGACGGCGGGTGCTGTCGTTTTCAAGAAATGCGCCACCTGTCATATCGTCGATTCCGATACGAACAAGGTCGGCCCGTCGCTGAACGGGTTGTTCGGCCGCAAGGCCGGAACGCATCCTAATTTTGCCTATTCGGCCGGAATGAAGGCGGCTGGCGAGGGTGGTCTTGTCTGGGACGAGACGGTGCTGCGCGATTATTTGCACAATCCGAAGGCGAAGGTGAAGGGCACGAAGATGGCCTTCGTCGGCGTGAAGGACGACCAGGAGATCACCGATCTCATCGCCTATCTGAAACAATATTCCAAATGA
- a CDS encoding LysE family translocator — MSIAEILSFAFVTALLIISPGPNGVLIAKTVPASGRGAGFANIAGFVAAFYVHGTLSICGISLLLAQSAQAFLVVKMIGTAYLCWIGIKALVGAWRGYAAVTSVTPSRKVRHLPRAFLEGFLTNALNPKVSMFYLAVFPQFIHHDANGRAAIGEAFLLVTVHASLNVIWFGSMVMLFARLARAARNQRFQRWLKAATGVVFIGFGAKMATLQAG, encoded by the coding sequence ATGTCGATTGCTGAAATTCTGTCTTTTGCTTTCGTCACCGCGCTGCTGATCATTTCCCCCGGCCCCAACGGCGTCCTCATCGCCAAGACGGTGCCGGCCTCGGGGCGTGGCGCTGGTTTCGCCAATATTGCCGGCTTCGTCGCCGCCTTTTATGTGCACGGCACCCTGTCGATTTGCGGCATCTCCCTGCTGCTGGCGCAGTCGGCGCAGGCCTTCCTCGTCGTCAAGATGATTGGCACCGCCTATCTCTGCTGGATCGGTATCAAGGCGCTGGTCGGCGCTTGGCGCGGTTATGCTGCCGTAACGTCAGTGACCCCATCCCGTAAGGTAAGGCACCTCCCCCGCGCCTTCCTCGAGGGTTTCCTCACCAACGCCCTGAACCCGAAGGTGTCGATGTTCTACCTCGCGGTCTTCCCGCAGTTCATCCACCACGATGCCAATGGCCGGGCCGCGATCGGCGAGGCTTTCCTTCTGGTCACCGTCCATGCCAGCCTCAACGTCATCTGGTTCGGCTCGATGGTTATGCTCTTTGCGAGGCTCGCCAGAGCTGCGCGCAACCAGCGCTTCCAGCGCTGGCTGAAAGCCGCGACAGGCGTGGTCTTCATCGGCTTCGGCGCCAAGATGGCGACATTGCAGGCTGGATAG
- a CDS encoding MYG1 family protein — protein MIPDFLVTHSGGFHADELLSSVILTRLFPQARIVRSRAPEWITPGEDRIIYDVGGAYDPAAGIFDHHQRGAPLRDDGQPYSSFGLIWKHYGRDYLTAFGLPDAHVEAMHGSFDASFVLPVDLTDNGALSPSGPLAGLTLPVLLETLKPVFDETDPEADDRAFHAALAIARSFIEARIAQSAAKLRAEAIVHRAIEAAGQGRVLELPRGMPFRPAIVKAGADHLLFVVHPREKDWCVTGIRRAEEGFELRADLPAAWAGLTNGALEAVCGIEGASFCHNGRFIAAAKTREATLAMAELAVKEALSIGT, from the coding sequence ATGATCCCCGATTTCCTCGTCACCCATTCCGGTGGCTTTCATGCCGACGAATTGCTGTCGAGCGTCATCCTGACCCGGCTTTTCCCGCAGGCGCGTATCGTCCGCAGCCGGGCGCCGGAGTGGATCACGCCGGGCGAAGACCGGATCATCTATGATGTCGGCGGAGCCTATGATCCCGCTGCCGGGATATTCGATCACCACCAGCGCGGCGCGCCGCTGCGCGACGATGGCCAGCCCTACAGCTCGTTCGGCCTGATCTGGAAGCATTACGGCCGTGATTATCTCACAGCCTTCGGCCTTCCCGACGCACATGTTGAAGCGATGCATGGCTCTTTCGACGCCAGCTTCGTGCTGCCGGTCGATCTGACTGATAATGGCGCGCTCAGCCCCTCAGGGCCGTTGGCCGGGCTGACGCTGCCGGTGCTGCTCGAGACGCTGAAACCGGTTTTCGACGAGACGGACCCTGAGGCCGACGATCGCGCCTTCCACGCGGCCCTTGCCATTGCCCGCAGTTTCATCGAGGCCAGGATCGCCCAGAGTGCCGCCAAATTGCGGGCCGAGGCGATCGTGCATCGGGCAATCGAAGCTGCGGGGCAGGGGCGTGTTTTAGAGTTGCCGAGGGGCATGCCCTTCCGTCCCGCCATCGTCAAGGCAGGCGCCGATCACCTGCTGTTTGTCGTTCATCCGCGCGAAAAGGACTGGTGCGTGACCGGCATTCGCCGTGCCGAGGAGGGGTTCGAGCTCAGAGCCGATCTGCCGGCGGCCTGGGCCGGGCTCACCAATGGCGCACTGGAGGCGGTTTGCGGCATAGAGGGCGCAAGCTTCTGCCACAACGGCCGCTTCATCGCCGCCGCCAAGACTCGCGAAGCCACTCTCGCCATGGCCGAGTTGGCGGTAAAAGAGGCGCTTTCGATCGGGACGTAG
- a CDS encoding HIT family protein, whose product MEIPQHFHVAETAGWLVNHRINSALPGYLMISSKTDTNDLSDLPEDALAEFGPLLARAQSTLKRQLNAQRVYIGRYGHAPGYPIHFHVIPIYDWVEELFWKDARYRLLENFAEGPGETATDGAELTLFVWREFCERAEPPPVRGPSVSEAIKLLREAMRFPAPQV is encoded by the coding sequence GTGGAGATTCCCCAGCACTTTCATGTCGCCGAGACGGCAGGATGGCTTGTGAACCACCGCATCAACTCTGCCCTTCCCGGTTACCTCATGATCAGCTCCAAGACCGATACCAACGATCTGTCGGATTTGCCTGAAGATGCGTTAGCCGAATTCGGCCCATTACTCGCAAGGGCTCAAAGTACGCTGAAACGGCAATTGAATGCGCAGCGCGTCTATATCGGCCGGTATGGACACGCGCCCGGTTATCCGATCCATTTCCATGTGATCCCGATATATGACTGGGTGGAGGAGTTGTTCTGGAAGGACGCTCGATATCGTCTGCTCGAGAATTTCGCGGAGGGACCGGGGGAAACCGCAACAGATGGCGCAGAACTGACGTTGTTTGTCTGGCGGGAGTTCTGTGAACGCGCAGAGCCGCCACCAGTCAGAGGACCATCGGTCTCAGAGGCTATTAAATTGCTGCGGGAGGCAATGCGGTTTCCGGCGCCTCAAGTCTAA
- a CDS encoding ABC transporter ATP-binding protein — MSISIDAVSFAAGDTVIVNGVSLKVERGKVFGLLGPNGSGKSSLLRLICRLRKVRSGVIRLGDDDISSLSRAALARRVAFVEQQTTTDTQLTVRDVVRLGRTPHRGLLSSWGAGDDAAVDEALSRTGMRERAGQLWQTLSGGERQRVHIARSLAQAPSELLLDEPTNHLDIQHQLDILSLISKLGITCIVALHDLNLAAMFCDRLAVLQKGEVVASGAPEEVLTEDMIGRVFGVRAHVQKSAVHGRHHIQYVMD; from the coding sequence ATGAGCATCAGCATCGACGCGGTGAGCTTTGCCGCCGGTGACACCGTCATCGTCAACGGCGTGAGCCTAAAGGTGGAAAGGGGCAAGGTGTTCGGCCTGCTCGGGCCAAACGGTTCCGGCAAATCGAGCCTTCTCAGGTTGATTTGCCGGCTGCGCAAGGTTCGCAGCGGCGTCATCCGGCTGGGCGATGACGACATATCCTCGCTGTCGCGCGCAGCGCTTGCGCGGCGCGTCGCCTTCGTCGAGCAGCAGACGACGACGGATACGCAATTGACCGTGCGCGACGTGGTGCGGCTCGGCCGCACGCCGCATCGCGGGCTGTTGTCGTCCTGGGGCGCCGGAGACGACGCCGCCGTCGACGAGGCCCTGTCGCGGACGGGCATGCGGGAGAGGGCGGGCCAGCTCTGGCAAACGCTGTCGGGCGGCGAGCGCCAGCGCGTCCATATTGCCCGATCGCTGGCACAGGCGCCAAGCGAACTGCTGCTCGACGAGCCGACCAACCATCTCGATATCCAGCATCAGCTCGACATTCTCTCGCTGATCTCGAAGCTCGGCATCACCTGCATCGTTGCGCTGCACGATCTCAATCTGGCGGCGATGTTCTGTGACAGGCTGGCGGTGCTTCAGAAAGGCGAGGTCGTCGCCTCGGGGGCGCCGGAGGAGGTGCTGACGGAGGATATGATCGGCCGGGTCTTCGGCGTTCGCGCCCATGTCCAGAAATCAGCCGTGCACGGCCGGCATCATATCCAGTACGTCATGGATTGA
- a CDS encoding FecCD family ABC transporter permease, producing the protein MKAISVRQQGWWALAALTMAALLLLGLMISLAVSIGEIAIPLATTAEAVSNRLFGTNFELSRIHQGIVWDYRLSRALVAASAGASLSLSGAILQALLRNPLAEPYVLGISAGASTGAVCVMILGFGYGILGLSSGAFIGAVIAFLLVGFLATGAGGSGERIILCGVAGSQLFNALTSYIVTTSANAEQARGILFWLLGSLSGVRWPDVYLSVPIALAGFIICMAHVRALDAFAFGTDAAASLGIPIRRVQIVLFGMTAVMTASVVSMVGSIGFVGLVIPHAARFLVGPGHGRLLPATALGGAIYMVGADIVSRVIIPQQILPIGVVTALFGAPAFAVILYRVRGKA; encoded by the coding sequence GTGAAGGCAATATCGGTCAGGCAACAGGGATGGTGGGCGCTTGCAGCGCTCACCATGGCCGCACTTCTCCTGCTCGGGCTGATGATCAGCCTTGCGGTTTCGATCGGCGAGATCGCCATCCCGCTTGCGACGACGGCGGAGGCGGTTTCGAACCGGCTGTTCGGAACGAATTTCGAGCTCAGCCGCATCCACCAGGGCATCGTCTGGGATTATCGTCTGAGCCGTGCGCTCGTCGCAGCCAGCGCCGGCGCATCGCTCTCGCTTTCAGGCGCGATCCTGCAGGCGCTGCTGCGCAATCCGCTAGCCGAACCCTACGTGCTCGGCATCTCCGCCGGCGCCTCGACGGGCGCCGTGTGCGTGATGATCCTCGGCTTCGGCTACGGTATTCTCGGCCTGTCGAGCGGCGCGTTCATCGGTGCGGTCATCGCCTTTCTGCTGGTCGGCTTCCTGGCGACGGGTGCGGGGGGAAGCGGCGAGCGGATCATTCTTTGCGGCGTCGCCGGTTCGCAGCTCTTCAATGCGCTGACCTCCTACATCGTGACGACATCGGCCAATGCCGAGCAGGCGCGCGGCATCCTGTTCTGGCTTCTGGGTTCGCTCAGCGGCGTGCGCTGGCCCGATGTCTATCTGTCAGTGCCGATCGCGCTTGCCGGCTTCATCATCTGCATGGCCCATGTGCGGGCGCTCGACGCCTTCGCTTTCGGCACGGATGCCGCCGCCTCGCTCGGCATTCCCATACGCCGCGTCCAAATCGTGCTGTTCGGCATGACGGCGGTGATGACGGCAAGCGTCGTCAGCATGGTGGGTTCGATCGGCTTCGTTGGCCTCGTCATTCCCCACGCCGCCCGCTTCCTCGTCGGGCCGGGGCATGGGCGGCTGCTGCCGGCAACAGCGCTTGGCGGTGCGATCTACATGGTCGGCGCCGATATCGTCTCGCGCGTCATCATTCCGCAGCAAATCCTGCCGATCGGCGTCGTCACCGCGCTCTTCGGCGCGCCGGCGTTCGCGGTCATCCTCTATCGTGTGCGAGGGAAGGCATGA
- a CDS encoding ABC transporter substrate-binding protein — protein MRQILATMTFAFGLAGLAAPSLAATRYPFTITNCGQQVAFEKAPSKIVSIGQGMTEVLFSLGLADKIAGTAVWVGPVLPQYAEANSKIKRLADNDPSFESVVGQEPDLVTAEFEWHVGAQGSVGKREQFKDLGINTYLAPADCVAKVNTDGGDGVRGELFTMELIYREIAELSEIFDVKERGDALISELKKREADAVASISGASGKNLPIVFWFSSKEVNGDAFIAGKNSAPAYILKTIGAKNVVTTEEEWPLVGWETIAQANPAVIVLATMDRRRYAADDPKVKVDFLENDPVTKELDAVKNKHFVMMDAQSMNPTIRTIDGIETLANGINSFGLAQ, from the coding sequence ATGCGCCAGATTCTCGCCACCATGACATTTGCCTTCGGGCTCGCCGGCCTTGCTGCACCAAGCCTTGCCGCGACCCGATATCCCTTCACCATCACCAATTGCGGCCAGCAGGTGGCCTTCGAAAAGGCGCCGTCCAAAATCGTCTCGATCGGCCAGGGCATGACCGAAGTGCTCTTTTCGCTCGGCCTTGCCGACAAGATCGCCGGAACGGCCGTCTGGGTCGGTCCCGTCCTGCCGCAATATGCCGAGGCCAACAGCAAGATCAAACGTCTCGCCGACAATGATCCGAGCTTCGAATCCGTCGTCGGGCAGGAGCCAGACCTGGTGACGGCCGAGTTCGAATGGCATGTCGGCGCGCAGGGCTCCGTAGGCAAGCGGGAGCAGTTCAAGGATCTCGGCATCAATACCTATCTGGCGCCGGCCGATTGCGTCGCCAAGGTCAACACCGATGGCGGCGACGGCGTGCGTGGAGAATTGTTCACGATGGAGCTGATCTACCGGGAAATCGCCGAGCTCTCGGAGATCTTCGACGTGAAGGAACGCGGTGACGCGCTGATTTCGGAATTGAAAAAGCGCGAGGCGGATGCAGTCGCTTCGATATCAGGCGCCTCGGGCAAGAACCTGCCCATCGTTTTCTGGTTCTCCAGCAAGGAGGTCAATGGCGACGCCTTCATCGCCGGTAAAAACAGCGCGCCCGCCTATATCCTGAAGACGATCGGCGCGAAGAACGTCGTCACCACCGAAGAGGAATGGCCGCTGGTCGGTTGGGAAACCATCGCCCAGGCGAACCCGGCGGTGATCGTGCTGGCAACCATGGACCGCCGCCGCTACGCAGCTGACGATCCCAAGGTCAAGGTTGATTTCCTCGAGAACGATCCTGTGACCAAGGAGCTGGACGCGGTCAAAAACAAGCACTTCGTGATGATGGACGCACAGTCGATGAACCCGACGATCCGCACGATTGATGGCATCGAGACATTGGCGAACGGCATCAACTCCTTCGGCCTGGCGCAGTGA
- the blh gene encoding bifunctional sulfur transferase/dioxygenase Blh: protein MTSVRVNELISVAGQPDAAGFAAFAADGFAAVINARPDGEEPGQPGNTAEKASAAAAGLAYSFVPVKGTEITEADIRAFQAAMAEAKGPVVAHCKSGTRALTLYALGEVLDGRMKSGDIEAFGQKLGFDLAGARRWLEKRSGQAAGVKAFFEPRTCSVQYVVSDPATKRCAIIDPVLDFDEMSGATGTANADAILAHIKSEGLTVEWILDTHPHADHFSAAHYLHEKTGAPTGIGAHVTDVQTLWKEIYNWPALATDGSQWDRLLADGDTFEIGALKARVIFSPGHTLASITYVIGDAAFVHDTVFTPDSGTARTDFPGGSAAALWHSIQAILSLPEEARLFSGHDYQPGGRHPRWESTVEAQKRANPHIAGIDEAGFVALRQARDRTLPKPKLMLHALQVNIRGGRLPEPEGNGRRYLKIPLDAL from the coding sequence ATGACATCCGTGAGGGTCAATGAGCTGATATCGGTGGCGGGGCAGCCCGATGCCGCAGGTTTTGCCGCTTTCGCGGCTGATGGCTTTGCCGCCGTCATCAATGCCCGGCCGGATGGCGAGGAGCCGGGGCAGCCGGGCAATACGGCGGAAAAGGCTTCCGCCGCCGCCGCCGGGCTCGCTTACAGCTTCGTGCCGGTGAAGGGGACCGAGATCACTGAGGCCGATATCCGCGCCTTCCAGGCGGCGATGGCCGAGGCCAAGGGGCCGGTCGTCGCCCATTGCAAGAGCGGCACGCGGGCGTTGACGCTCTATGCGCTGGGCGAGGTGCTCGACGGGCGGATGAAGTCCGGGGATATCGAGGCCTTCGGTCAAAAACTCGGCTTCGATCTTGCCGGCGCGCGCCGCTGGCTGGAAAAGCGGTCAGGGCAGGCGGCTGGTGTAAAGGCCTTCTTCGAGCCCCGCACCTGCAGTGTGCAATATGTCGTTTCCGACCCGGCGACGAAACGCTGTGCCATCATCGACCCGGTGCTCGATTTCGACGAGATGTCGGGGGCGACGGGAACGGCCAATGCCGACGCCATCCTCGCTCATATCAAAAGTGAAGGGCTGACGGTCGAGTGGATCCTCGACACGCATCCGCATGCCGATCATTTCTCCGCCGCGCATTATCTGCATGAGAAGACCGGCGCACCGACGGGGATCGGCGCCCATGTCACCGACGTGCAGACGCTCTGGAAGGAGATCTATAACTGGCCGGCGCTCGCGACGGACGGCTCGCAATGGGACCGGCTGCTTGCCGATGGCGACACGTTCGAGATCGGTGCGCTTAAAGCCCGCGTGATTTTTTCGCCCGGGCACACACTCGCCTCGATCACCTATGTGATCGGTGACGCCGCCTTTGTGCACGACACGGTGTTCACGCCGGATTCCGGCACGGCGCGCACGGATTTCCCGGGCGGCAGCGCTGCCGCCCTCTGGCACTCGATCCAGGCGATCCTGTCGCTGCCCGAGGAGGCCCGTCTCTTTTCCGGCCACGATTACCAGCCGGGCGGCCGCCACCCGCGCTGGGAAAGCACGGTGGAGGCGCAGAAGCGCGCCAATCCGCATATCGCAGGCATCGACGAGGCCGGTTTCGTGGCGCTGCGCCAGGCGCGCGACCGCACGCTGCCGAAGCCGAAGCTTATGCTGCACGCGTTGCAGGTGAACATCCGCGGCGGGCGGCTGCCCGAGCCGGAAGGGAATGGCAGGCGGTATTTGAAGATTCCGCTGGATGCGTTGTAG
- a CDS encoding DsrE family protein: MQTQSDKLVVLVTKGIESELSSVAFTIANGGITAGLKVSVFLTSTAIDLVRKGGQRMTHVPPLDPLATLIENFQQRGGTIWACPPCVTSRGYTQEDLLDGIVIVGASAMHAEIKDGAATLSF; the protein is encoded by the coding sequence ATGCAAACTCAAAGCGACAAACTGGTTGTGCTCGTGACCAAGGGCATCGAGTCCGAACTGTCCTCCGTCGCCTTCACCATTGCCAATGGCGGCATCACCGCCGGGCTGAAGGTTTCGGTGTTCCTCACCAGCACTGCAATCGACCTGGTGCGCAAGGGCGGCCAGCGCATGACGCATGTGCCGCCGCTCGATCCGCTCGCGACCCTGATCGAGAATTTTCAACAGCGCGGCGGCACGATCTGGGCTTGCCCGCCCTGCGTGACCTCGCGCGGTTACACGCAGGAAGATTTGCTCGACGGGATCGTCATCGTCGGCGCCAGCGCCATGCATGCCGAGATCAAGGACGGTGCGGCAACGCTGTCGTTTTGA
- a CDS encoding AraC family transcriptional regulator — protein sequence MREALSENPDAAGVARDDVLSALLSTIRLSGSLQFCFMPTGDWQTDATPALASLSAKASGTMPFHIVVEGRCWLKTEGEETELEAGDVLVFPFGTGHRLGAGTDGRLVLPTRDLPQKPWREIPVLRYGDETQDVRLLCGYLQWDGLSFAPLRQSLPSLIHVRTRAANDGGWLRATIRQMVEEVDRPRAGGVSMLPRLTEIIFIEILRHQIMMAEPSSVGWLAALADPSLSRCLSLIHDDPRRDWSLVQLAEASGLSRSALADRFQAMLSTSPIRYIRDWRLYLASVALATSGQPIAAIAYEAGYATEAAFNRAFSRAFATPPAAWRATARA from the coding sequence ATGCGTGAAGCCTTGTCCGAAAATCCAGACGCTGCGGGTGTTGCGCGCGACGACGTGCTGTCGGCGCTGCTGTCGACGATCCGCCTTTCGGGATCGCTGCAGTTTTGCTTCATGCCGACGGGCGACTGGCAGACCGATGCCACGCCGGCCTTAGCGAGCCTTTCGGCCAAGGCCTCGGGCACGATGCCGTTTCACATCGTTGTGGAGGGCCGCTGCTGGCTGAAGACTGAAGGCGAAGAGACCGAGCTGGAGGCCGGCGACGTGCTGGTCTTCCCCTTCGGCACCGGCCATCGGCTCGGCGCAGGCACAGACGGCAGGCTGGTACTGCCGACACGCGATCTGCCGCAGAAGCCATGGCGTGAGATTCCCGTGCTGCGCTACGGCGACGAAACACAGGACGTGCGGCTGCTCTGCGGCTATCTCCAGTGGGATGGGCTGAGCTTCGCGCCGCTTCGGCAGTCGTTGCCGAGCCTTATCCATGTCAGGACGCGGGCCGCCAATGACGGCGGCTGGCTGCGCGCCACCATCCGCCAGATGGTCGAGGAGGTCGACCGGCCGCGCGCCGGCGGCGTCTCGATGCTGCCGCGGCTGACCGAAATCATCTTCATCGAAATTCTGCGCCACCAGATTATGATGGCAGAGCCAAGCTCGGTCGGCTGGCTGGCAGCCCTCGCCGACCCCTCACTCTCGCGCTGCCTTTCCCTCATTCACGACGATCCCAGGCGTGATTGGTCGTTGGTGCAACTGGCGGAGGCCTCCGGTCTGTCACGCAGCGCGCTGGCCGACCGCTTCCAGGCAATGCTCTCGACCTCACCGATCCGCTATATCAGGGACTGGCGGCTCTACCTCGCAAGCGTGGCGCTCGCCACGTCAGGCCAACCGATCGCGGCGATAGCTTACGAGGCCGGCTATGCCACCGAAGCCGCCTTCAACCGCGCCTTCTCCCGCGCCTTCGCCACCCCACCAGCCGCCTGGCGGGCGACGGCGCGGGCGTAG
- a CDS encoding sensor histidine kinase: protein MDSESPQPLTARFPVGGGEIGRLIQTRDWSKTPLGPLDLWPQSLKTATNMLLLSPVPIVLLWGEDGVMIYNDAYSVFAGSRHPDLLGSKVREGWSEIADFNDNVMKVGLSGKTLAYENQELTLLRHGSPAPVWMNLDYSPVLDESGKPAGVIAIVVETTKSVLAQRRLRESEERFRAFTTATTDIVYRMSADWKEMQQLDGRNVLADTANPTVAWQEAYLFPEDIPAIQAVIDEAISSKGVFECEHRVRRADGGTGWVLSRAVPLLNDAGAIVEWFGAATDITERRRKQQQLELVVHELNHRVKNNLAMVQAFAYRTFRDAEDMPRALDSFTARLVSLGRANDLLTGELWSSASLKQTLDQATVPHRPDGGRWELTGDDIRVSAKTALALTMAFHELGTNAVRHGAWSNDGGAVRVKCSLQIIGDGTQRYRIAWDEHGGPRVEQPKRRGFGTVLIQRGLATETGGSVDISFAETGFSFRLEAPADRLRNE, encoded by the coding sequence TTGGATTCCGAATCCCCTCAGCCACTCACAGCTCGCTTTCCTGTCGGTGGCGGGGAAATTGGCCGACTGATCCAGACCCGCGACTGGAGCAAAACGCCGCTCGGTCCTCTCGACCTCTGGCCGCAAAGCCTGAAGACGGCCACCAACATGCTCCTGCTTTCACCCGTGCCGATCGTTCTTCTCTGGGGCGAAGATGGTGTGATGATCTACAACGACGCCTATTCCGTCTTCGCAGGCAGCCGCCATCCTGATCTTCTTGGTTCGAAGGTCCGCGAGGGCTGGAGCGAAATTGCCGATTTCAATGACAATGTGATGAAAGTCGGACTGTCGGGGAAAACGCTCGCCTACGAGAACCAGGAGCTGACGCTGTTGCGGCACGGCAGTCCGGCTCCCGTCTGGATGAACCTCGACTATTCGCCGGTCCTGGACGAAAGCGGAAAACCCGCCGGCGTCATCGCCATCGTCGTCGAAACCACGAAAAGCGTCCTTGCCCAGCGCCGGCTGCGCGAGAGCGAAGAGCGGTTCAGAGCATTCACGACCGCAACGACCGATATCGTCTACCGTATGAGCGCCGACTGGAAGGAGATGCAGCAGCTCGACGGTCGCAACGTTCTCGCCGACACGGCCAATCCAACTGTTGCGTGGCAGGAGGCCTATCTGTTTCCCGAGGACATTCCCGCGATCCAGGCGGTGATCGACGAGGCCATATCAAGCAAGGGTGTTTTCGAATGCGAGCATCGCGTCCGCCGCGCCGACGGCGGCACCGGGTGGGTGCTGTCGCGGGCCGTCCCGCTCTTGAACGACGCAGGCGCCATCGTCGAATGGTTTGGGGCAGCGACCGATATCACCGAGCGGCGACGCAAACAGCAACAGCTGGAACTTGTCGTTCATGAGCTCAACCATCGCGTCAAGAACAATCTGGCCATGGTGCAGGCTTTTGCGTACCGCACCTTCCGGGATGCCGAAGACATGCCTCGTGCCCTGGACAGTTTCACCGCGCGGCTGGTGTCGCTCGGTCGTGCCAATGATCTGTTGACGGGAGAGCTGTGGAGCAGCGCCTCCTTGAAACAGACGCTCGATCAGGCGACCGTTCCGCATCGGCCCGACGGCGGGCGATGGGAGCTGACCGGAGACGATATAAGGGTGTCCGCAAAGACGGCGCTGGCGCTGACCATGGCCTTTCACGAACTCGGCACAAATGCCGTCCGCCATGGCGCTTGGTCGAATGACGGCGGCGCCGTCCGCGTCAAATGCTCCCTCCAAATCATCGGCGACGGAACGCAACGCTACCGCATAGCCTGGGACGAACATGGCGGGCCGCGTGTCGAACAACCGAAGAGGAGGGGATTCGGCACGGTCCTCATCCAGCGCGGCCTTGCCACGGAGACCGGAGGCAGTGTGGATATTTCGTTTGCCGAAACGGGCTTTTCCTTCCGTCTCGAAGCGCCCGCAGACCGTCTCCGGAACGAATGA
- a CDS encoding response regulator has protein sequence MAKRVLVVEDEMTIAMMIEDMLMDLGHEVVATAARLPTALEVAADGNLDFVILDVNLAGHQSFPVAAVLQQRGIPFAFATGYGPAGIDPAFAGPPVLTKPFTTADLAAVIETVS, from the coding sequence ATGGCCAAGCGCGTTCTTGTCGTTGAAGATGAAATGACCATCGCCATGATGATCGAGGACATGCTCATGGACCTCGGTCACGAGGTTGTCGCAACAGCCGCGCGTTTGCCCACGGCGCTGGAGGTTGCCGCCGACGGCAATCTCGATTTTGTCATTCTCGATGTGAACCTGGCCGGGCATCAGTCATTCCCGGTGGCGGCAGTCCTTCAGCAGCGCGGTATCCCGTTTGCCTTCGCAACCGGATATGGGCCAGCGGGTATCGACCCCGCCTTTGCCGGCCCACCGGTGCTGACCAAGCCGTTCACAACTGCCGATCTTGCCGCTGTCATCGAAACTGTCAGCTGA